The genome window GGTCGGCAACGGCGTTTCGCCCGGTCGTCGGCACCTTAAGAGCCTATCGACGCGGCGCAAGGCTGGAATGCCGCAATGCGGCATACGGGGTCAGGGCGTGTCTATACGCCACCGGCGAAAATCACCGCCAGGGCGTTGCCGAACGGAGGCAGGAGGTAGGTCCGGATGCCTGAAATGATGAGCAGGGCGATGATGGGCGTGATGTCCACGCCTCCCAGCGGAGGAATGACCCGACGCAGGGGGGCCAGCACCGGCGTCACGACGGAATCCAGGAAACTGGCCAGCTGTCCGACGAACCGGTTGCGATAGTTGATTACGTCGAAAGCGAACAACCAGCTGAGAATCGCCGAAACAATGATGGCGAGCCAGAGCAGGAAAAACAGCTGATCGACGATGAAATAGATGAATCCTGCAATGCCGCCGCCGATGCCCACGATCGTCTCCAAAACGTCTGTGTCCGCTTCCTAGCTGCGGGACGGCCAAAGGCCAAGCGATCTGAGGCCCGGGGCCAGCGGCCCGTTGACACTCCCCGGTCGCGCCGCCTATGTCCCGCCCTCGCCTTCACCCGGTAACGGGGCCGTAGCTCAGTTGGTAGAGCGCGTCGTTCGCAATGACGAGGTCAGGGGTTCGACTCCCCTCGGCTCCACCACCCTGCCTCGCGCTGGTGCGCTTCGCAGGGCAGGCAGGAAGGGGCTTCGATGACAGAACAGTCGATCCGCGTGGCCGCCCTCTACCGGTTCGCACCCGTGGCCGATCCCGGAGCCTTGCGCGCCTGGCTGGAGACCCTTTGCGGCGACCGGGTGCGCGGCACGCTGCTCGTCGCGCACGAGGGCGTCAACGGAACCATCGCCGGACCCGTGAACGCGGTTGATCGCGTCATCCAGGGCCTGCGCGCCAGGCCGGGGTTTGCCGATCTGGAGGTCAAGTACAGTCACGCTGCGACCCCGCCCTTTCACCGTCTGAAAGTCCGCGTGAAGCCCGAGATCGTGACCATGGGCCAGCCGGGTATCGATCCCGTGCTGGACGCCGGGACCTATGTGGCGGCGGAGGACTGGAATGCCCTGATCGCGGACCCGGATACGGTCGTCATCGACACCCGCAACGCCTATGAGGCCGACGTCGGGGCCTTCGTCGGCGCGGTACAGCCCAATACGCGCACGTTCCGCGATTTTCCCGACTGGTTCGCGCGCGAGGGTCGCGCCCTGCTGGACCGACCCGTTCCGCCCAGGGTCGCCATGTACTGTACCGGCGGAATCCGCTGCGAGAAGGCGACCGCCTGGCTGAAGGCGCAAGGGGTCGCGGACGTACACCACCTGCAGGGCGGAATCCTGCGCTATCTGGAGACGGTGCCCGAAAGCGAAAGCCTGTGGCAGGGCGAATGCTTCGTCTTCGACGAGCGGGTCGCGGTCGGCCATGGGCTGGAGCGGGGAACGCACAGCCTGTGCCGGGGTTGTCGCATGCCGGTCAGCGAGACCGGACGGGCATCGCCCCGGTTTATGGAGGGCGTCTGCTGCGACCGATGTCACGACAGCCGGACCGCGGAACAGCGGACGGGGGCTCTGGAGCGGGATCGACAGGTCCGGCTGGCCGCAGACCGCGGTCAGGCCCACATCGGTACCAGACAGGCCCCTGCCGACCGGTCGTGACCCGATCGATAGCCGTCAGAGAGCCTAGATTTCCTCGTCGAAGCGGCGGGCGACCAGATCGCCCAAGGCCTCGATGGCCGCCTCGGCATCCGGGCCTTCGGCGCTCACCTCGATCGAACAGCCGTTCCCGGCCCCCAGCATCAGAAGGCCCATGATCGAGCGGGCGTCCACGGTCGTGCCGTCGCGCGTCACCCGGATTTCCGATTCGAAGCTTGAGGCCAGTTTGACGAACTTGGCCGACGCCCGCGCATGCAGGCCCCGGGTGTTGCAGATATTGGCGGTGGTCCGCGCGGTCGGAACGCTCTGGCCCACGCCTATTTCTCGCCCGCGAGGACCCAGGACGCCACGGAGATGTATTTGCGGCCCGCGTCCTGGGCATGGGCGACGCAGGTCTCCAGACTCTCGCGCGTGCGCACGCTGGCCAGTTTGATCAGCATGGGCAGATTCAGACCGGCGATGACCTCGGCATGGGTCTGTTCCATCACCGATATGGCCAGGTTCGACGGCGTGCCTCCGAACATATCGGTCAACAGGATGACGCCAGAGCCGTCGTCCACGGCAGCCGCGGCATCGACGATGTCGCGACGGCGGCGCTCCATGTCGTCGTCCGGCCCGATGCAGATGGCCGCGACCCCGCGCTGCGGGCCGACGACATGCTCCATCGCGGACAGGAACTCGGACGCCAGTCCGCCGTGCGTAACGATCACCAGGCCGATCATGCCGACCCCATCCTGAAGGCGTTCAACTGCGAAACATCCCGTTCACACTGCATCGGCGGCCCCCGGTCCGATCCGCAAGCGGGCCTAGATAAAGGAATCCCGCGCCGGGTCAAAGCCGACTGATGGCGAGGGACAGGGTTTCCACCGCCGAGGCCGGCCGGATGTCGAGCGCCATCTGCGCGACAGCCACGCCTGCGATGGCGGTCGTCTGCGGCTCGGGAAGGCGTTCCACAGTCTCCCGGACGCAATCCACACGCAGGGATATCCGGCTCGCGGGCCGATGCTGCAGGTCGAGGATGCCCAGTCCGCGCGCCTCGATCTGGCCGGCGATGGTTTCCACCGGCGCAGCGAAGAGCCGCCCCCCCGAGGCCCAGACGTGAACGTAGTCGTCTCCGACCAGTCGCCAGCCACGGGCAACCAGGCGCAGCGCCAGGTCGCTCTTGCCGCTGCCCGGGCTCCCCATAAGCAACGCCCCCCGCCATCGGCCCCCGACGAAGGTCGTGATCGCCGTCGCATGCAGGGGCGGGTGGCGGCCGGTCGGCGTCACCCCCGGCGACCCGCCACCGGCAGGGTGACCTCGAAGATGGCCCCCAGGCGCGCGCCGTCCGGGCCGGCACGGTTGCTGGCGACCACGTGCCCGCCGTGGGCCTCGACGATCTGCCGCACGATCGACAGGCCGAGGCCCGAATTGGACCCGAAAGCCGTACCGCGCGGCCGCGACGTATAGAAGCGTTCGAACACCGTCTCGAGGTTCTCTGTCGGGATGCCCGGACCGTCGTCCTCGACGCGGATGGCCAGAAGGCGGTCCGGATCGGCGTCGTCGCGGCGCATCGTGACCCGGACCGGGCGGCCGGGCGGGCTGAAGGACCGGGCGTTGTCGATCAGATTGCGGAACACCTGTCCCAGCGGGCCATCGCGTCCCATGACGCGGGCGGGGCCGTCCGGCGCGATGTCCAGAAGGACGGGGGCCTCGCCCGGCTTTCCGGTGGTCTCGTAGACGCCCACGATGTCGGTGAGCAGGCCCGCGAGGTCGACCGGGCGCGGGCGGTCCCGCGACAGTTCGGCATCCAGTCGCGAGGCGTTGGAGATGTCGGTGATCAGCCGGTCCAGCCGCTTTACGTCCTGTTGGAGCACCCGGGTCAGGCGGTCGCGCTGGTCCTTGTCCTTGACCAGATCCAGGGTCTCCAGGGCCGAGCGGATCGAGGTCAGCGGATTCTTGATCTCGTGCGCGACATCGGCGGCGAACCGTTCGATCGCGTCCATCCGGGCAGACAGGGTCTCGGTCATCGATTCCAGCGACCGGGCCAGATCGCCGATCTCGTCGCGACGATCCTCAAGATCGGGCAGGGAGATGGCCCGCGCGCGCTGCAGCCGGACCTGGTCCGCCGCCGCCGACAGGCGCTTGACCGGCCGGGCGACGAACAGATGCAGCAGCAGACTGGCCAGAAGGTTCACGGCCAGGGCCACGAGCGCGAACGGCACCAGCGCCTTGCGCTGGGCGTCCAGAATCTGGTCGACATCGCCCGCTTCCAGTGTCAGCACGCCCAAAACCTGCTGCACATGGCGCACGGGCAGCGACACCGACACCACACGGTCACCATTCTCGGATCGACGGACGGTCGCCTGGGGGTCGCCCGCCAGGGCGGCTTCGATCTCCTGGCCGAGGGCCGTGTTCGCTCGGGTCAGGTTCGCCTGTTCACGCGCGGGATCGGCCTTTTCCCGAACCGGAGAGCCCGCCGGAAGGGCGGGCGGCAAGGGTTCTCCGGGAATCTTGTCCGATACCGCGAAACTGTCGGACACCAGCAGCCCGTAGCTGTCGTACAGCCGCGCCCTCTGACCGCTGGGGATGAAGTTGTCGCGCAGCCAGCGACTGGCCTGGATCGGGTCCAGCGTCGGTTCAGGCTCCCCTTCGGTAATGCCGAGCTGGCCCAGCACGTTCGACAGCAACTCGGCCTGGACCATCAGGCTTTCCTGACGGGCCTGCACCAGCCCCCGATTCCACTCGTTCAGCGCCAGCGCCCCCCCGAACAGGATCAGCAGGCTGAGCAGATTGAGCGCGAGGATCAGCCCGCCGAGCCGCGACCCGCCGAAGCGGATCAGGCGTCGGCGCAGCGGGGCCTCGTCCGCCCCGTCCAGACTGTCAGCTTTCGCGGTAGCGATAACCGACGCCATAAAGGGTCTCGATCGCATCGAACTCGGGATCGACGACCCGGAACTTCTTGCGCATCCGCTTGACGTGGCTGTCGATCGTGCGGTCGTCGACATAGACCTGATCGTCGTAGGCGGCGTCCATCAGATTGTCGCGGCTCTTCACGAAACCGGGCCGCTGGGCCAGGGCCTGAAGCAGCAGGAACTCCGTCACCGTCAGCTTGACCGGCCGTCCGTCCCAGGTGCTCTCGTGACGGGCGGGGTCCATCAGCAGCTTGCCGCGACGGATCGCCTTGCCCGAAATCTCCGCCGACGGTTCCGGCTCGCCGCCGTCGCCGCCCGAGCGGCGCAGCAGGGCCTTCACCCGCTCGATGAGCAGCCGCTGGCTGAACGGCTTGTGCATATAGTCGTCGGCCCCGAGGTTGAAGCCGAGGATCTCGTCGATCTCCTCGTCCTTCGAGGTCAGCATGATGACGGGAATCTGGCTGGTCTGGCGCAGGCGGCGCAGCACCTCCATGCCGTCCATGCGAGGCATCTTGACGTCCAGGATGGCCAGGTCGGGCGGCGACGCCTCCAACGCTTCCAGCCCCGTGGCACCGTCGTGATAGGCGACCACCTTGTGGCCGTGGCTTTCCAGCGCCAGCGACACGGATGCGACGATATTCTCGTCGTCGTCCACCAGAGTGATGTTGGCCAATTCGGTCTCCTCGTCAGTTCCCGTTCAGAACGGGCCCGACCGGTGTCGGATGCGTCTGAACGCGCGGCAAGCGTAACCGTTCGCCTGCGAACGCGGTGACTTTACGGCCACACATCGTTGCTGACCAGATTTCGTTCGCGAAACCGGACCTTAAACCCTTTGTGGCTAGGGTCGGCGCTTAACGTCGAAGCGAGACCATGGCCGGACCCGTCCACTACGAGCTCTATATCCGCAAGACGGTTCCATCGCCCTGGGCCTTGATTCAGGCGACCGAAAACCGCCATCAGGCCATCGAGACCGCCGAGCAGATCCTGAGAGACAAGGAAGCTGTAGCCGTTCGGGTGACCAAGGAGACGATGGATCCTGACACCAAGGAGTTCCAGAGCGTTGCCGTCCTGACCCGTGGCGAGCCCGAGCTTCCCACGAAAAAGGTCGTCGACGCTCCGAGCCAGCCCAATTGCATGGCTCCGGCCCACCTCTATACGCCCCGTGCCCGCGAACTGCTGGGTCGGGTTCTGGAAGACTGGCTGATGCGCCATGGCGTCACGCCATTCGAACTGCTGCATCGGCCCGACCTGGTCGAGCGGCTGGAAGCCTCGGGTGTCGAGGTCCAGCATGCCATCCAGAAAGTCGCCATCCCCGAAAGCCAGGCCACGGGCCAGCCGGCACACGACCTGATCCGGCACTATCAGCACCTGACCGAACAGGCGATGGCGCAGGTAGTGACGGCCGGGCGCAAGGGCACCTTTGTCGACCTGACGGACCGGTCGCTGGCCGACGTGGCCCACAGACTGGCGGGCACGCCGGATCGGGCCTTCGTCATGGGCGGCGTCATCTCGGGGGCGCTGGTGGGTGCCAGAGGCGCACGGGCGCGGCTGGACCGGCTGATGAATCTGGCGGAAAGCGCACCGATGGACGGCGCGCCCCGCGCCCTGGTCATGAGCGCCATTGAGCAGATCCTGGTCGAGCTTCTGGGCGCGCGCAGCAATCTGGCCGAAATCCTCGGCCCCGCCCTGGACCAGGGCGGGAGCCTGGCCGCTGTGGTCCGAATGGTCGCGCCGCGCGAGATCGAGGCCCTGATCGCCCACGATCCGCGCATGGCCCTGCTGGTGCCCGCCGTGGACGGGGCGGCGGTCAGGCTTGGCCAGCGGCTGGACGCCGGTGAGTATCCCACCCTGGCGGCGTCCCTGGCGCGAATGGTCCTCCGCGAACTTCGGGGACCCCGACGGCTGCGGCCGTCCGATGCCACCGGCGAAATCGACATCCTGCGGACCCTGGCCATGTCGCTGACCGCGACGGCAGGGCGACTGCTGATGCTGGAGGACGTCCAGACGGCCTTCATCGAGCGGTCCAGGAGCCTGGTCACGGCTGATTTCGTCCAGGCCTATGTCGCGTCCTGCGATACCGTCCTGTGCGAGGCCGAACAGCTGACCCGCCTGTGCGAGAACGTCACGGGATCGACGAACAAGCGGGCCGCCGCGCGCTGGCTGGTCGCCTGCGTGACCTCGCTTCGGTTCGAGACCGAGATGCGCGGACCCGGTCCGACCCCGGCGCGCAAGCTCCAGGTCCTGGCCCAGCTCCAGCGCTCCGTTCAGTCAGCGGCCCTGATACAGGGTGATGCCGAACAGATCGCTGGCGCGATAGGGGCCCTTGGCGGCGTGATCGAAGCCGAGGCCAAACTGACAGCTCTGTTGGCGCGAGCGCCGGCACCGATCCATCAGAAACTCGCTGCGCTGCTGAGGCTCGCTGCAGGCGAAACCGCCCCCCTGGGCCCAGCTACCGAGCGCGCCAAGGCCGAAGCGATCAGGATGTTTCGGGCTCCGGACGCCCGTGCCGCTCTCAGCGCGGCGCCGGAAGCCCTGGCTCCGTTGAAGACCCTGATGCAGGCAGCCGGCCTGGCGGCATGATCTCACTGCCACCGCCCGAGGCGCGGAATCTCGCGGTCTGAGCCGCGAGAGGCGCCAGCCCGCCTCAGTCGAAGATGTCGAAGATACTGTCGCGCTTTTTCTTTTTGTAGTGACGGTCGTCGTCATCGCGATAGCGGGGTTGTTCGCGATAGGGCTGCTGCGTCTGGCCCCAGGGCTGGCTCTGCGGGGCATAGGCCTGCGGTGCCGCGGCAGCGGGCGCGCCCTCCATCAGTTTTTCGAGCTCGCCACGGTCCAGCCAGACCCCGCGACAGGTCGGGCACATGTCGAACTGCACGCCGTTGCGATCCAGCGTCTGCATCTGGGCATTATCGTTGGGGCACATCAGAAGGGGCATCGGCGTCTCCTTTTGAGAACAAGTCTCAATGCCAGAGGATCACGCCGGTGCCAAGCGGCGGGGTGTCGCACGATCCCCGCCGCCTGGATAAGCCCAAATCAGTCCTCGGCCAGGACGATCACGCGGTCCTCGGGCAGATATTCGATGCTCTCGGACTTGTTCGGATTGACCACGACGCCGCCCATGTTGCGGTCATCGTCGTCTTCGCTCTCGCGCTTCCTGCGGTAGCCGATCACGGTCTCGCCACGCTGCCGGGCCGCCTCGGCGATGGTATAGAAGCTAACGGGGCCGGACAGGTCCACGTAGTCGCCGACCGGCCGCATGTAGATTTCCGAGCCGTCCTCATCCAGCAGGTCGTCGAAGATGGACGACAGGTATTCGTTCTCCGATGCCTGGGCCAGCATCAGGCTGACCAGTTTGTTGGACACGACGAAATCGTCAGCGCGGGTGACCTCGGCCAGTTCACGGTTACGGATGTCGATCATCTCCGAGACGACGCTGATGTGTGTGCCAAGGCGCTCGGACAGTTTCCGCAGATGCAGCAGGGTGATCAGGGTGCGGGTGTCGGCCGACTGGGCCTCCATGGTGTCGGAATAGCCCAGCACCATGATGGAGTCATAGGACACCGGGTCCAGCGCCTCGATCGAGGCCGAGTGGCTGGTATCGATCCGTTTCGCCTCGACCTTCATGTTCTTCGATCCCAGCGGCATCGAGAGAATTTCCTCCTCGAAGCCCGGCGTATCGCCCGCCACGGTCAGGACGGAGCCCGGCCGCACGTATTTGGACAGTTCATAGGCGATCATCGGCCCACGCCGGTTCCAGCCGATGACCAGGGTGCGCTCGGCCTTGCGACGCACGGCCTTGGGTCGGCGAATGGCCGAGGCATCGACTGCGTCCGCAGGCAGCGGGGTCAGTCTGATGGATGCGTCGTCCTCGGCGATGATGATGGCGCGGGCACCCTCGGGAATGACCATGTCCATCGGAGGGTTCATCTTCACCGTGCCGTCGGCATAGCGCAGGCCGATCAGGGCCGAATCCTCATAGCCCATGACCGCGTCACCATAGGTGATCCCGACCAGGTCCTGAAGCTCGGTCGTGTAGATTTCACAGCCGTCGAAATCGAGCAGTTCGGAATAGACGGCCGACAGGCCGGCCTGACGGCTGGACTGGACCACGATGCGGGAGATCAGATCGTCGGCAAGCACCAGTTGCACCTCGTCGCCCCCGACGATGCGAGCCACCTCGGCGTTTTTGGCGTCGCGCAATTCGGCGGCGATCAGATAGCGTTCCTCGCGGCGCTTGGGGTCGTTGGTCAGGGCCAGGACCGTCTTGATGACCTGGCTGTCGGGATCGTCGACTCCCTCGGGCGACACGACGATGATCGAGCGGCAGGCCTGCGGATTGACGATCGAGAGGTCGAAAAGGTCGGTCGGGTCGCCCGAGCGGCAGATGATCTGGGTGTTCTTGAGATCCTCGACCTTGTCGGCGATCTCGTCCTCCATCTCGACCTTGTCCTTGCTGGCCATGATGACGATGCGCGGATTCTTCCGGCTTTCGTTGGCGATGACCAGTTCGGAGATGATGTCGAAGATCGAGGCCGACCAGTTCAGAATGATGGTGTGGTCGCTCTCCAGCACGCGCGAGCGCCCCTTGCGGGCCTCCTCGATCTTGGCGTCCAGCCCGGCCGAAATGATCGAAATCAGGGCCGAAAAGACCAGAATGCCCATCAGCGTCACGAACAGGGTCAGAAAGCGGAACGGCCATCCCGTGTCGCCACCCATGGTGCCGGCGTCCATGGTCCGCATCAGCGATTGCCACGCCGCCTCGAAGAAGTTGAAGCCGCCGTCCGGACCCATCCGGCTGATCGCCAGGATGGTTGCGGCAAACAGAATGACGACCAGGGTCACCAGGCTGAGCCAGCCCACCAGGGCGACCGGGCCGCCAGCCATGGACTTGTCGAAACCATACTTCAGCCGTTCGCCCAGGCTGACGTCGCCGACGTTCTGGCCCTTGGTGGTGTTCGGCCTTGCGGTGCCTGCGCCCTTGACGGCGCTGCGAGCGGCGTTCGCCCGAGTGAGAGAGCCCATGTCGGCTGTCAATCCTGTGGAAGTCCGCCGATCCCCCTGATCGGCGATCGCCGTCGCGGATGGTTCGCACCCGGACATTGAACGGCGTGATGCATAGGACCGTTCTGGCCCCTTTGGAAGCTGACGATTTCCGACTAGAAGGGCGGCGTCTCTTCCCCCTCGCCACCGGGTGTTTCCCTATGCGCTACCTGCATACCATGGTCCGCGTCGCCGACCTGGAAGCCTCCCTGCACTTCTGGACGACCCAGCTGGGTCTGGAAGAAGTTCGACGCCTGGAGAACGAGAAGGGCCGGTTCACCCTCGTC of Brevundimonas subvibrioides contains these proteins:
- a CDS encoding YggT family protein produces the protein MGIGGGIAGFIYFIVDQLFFLLWLAIIVSAILSWLFAFDVINYRNRFVGQLASFLDSVVTPVLAPLRRVIPPLGGVDITPIIALLIISGIRTYLLPPFGNALAVIFAGGV
- a CDS encoding HPr kinase/phosphorylase, with the translated sequence MTPTGRHPPLHATAITTFVGGRWRGALLMGSPGSGKSDLALRLVARGWRLVGDDYVHVWASGGRLFAAPVETIAGQIEARGLGILDLQHRPASRISLRVDCVRETVERLPEPQTTAIAGVAVAQMALDIRPASAVETLSLAISRL
- a CDS encoding rhodanese-related sulfurtransferase; this encodes MTEQSIRVAALYRFAPVADPGALRAWLETLCGDRVRGTLLVAHEGVNGTIAGPVNAVDRVIQGLRARPGFADLEVKYSHAATPPFHRLKVRVKPEIVTMGQPGIDPVLDAGTYVAAEDWNALIADPDTVVIDTRNAYEADVGAFVGAVQPNTRTFRDFPDWFAREGRALLDRPVPPRVAMYCTGGIRCEKATAWLKAQGVADVHHLQGGILRYLETVPESESLWQGECFVFDERVAVGHGLERGTHSLCRGCRMPVSETGRASPRFMEGVCCDRCHDSRTAEQRTGALERDRQVRLAADRGQAHIGTRQAPADRS
- a CDS encoding CASTOR/POLLUX-related putative ion channel; protein product: MGSLTRANAARSAVKGAGTARPNTTKGQNVGDVSLGERLKYGFDKSMAGGPVALVGWLSLVTLVVILFAATILAISRMGPDGGFNFFEAAWQSLMRTMDAGTMGGDTGWPFRFLTLFVTLMGILVFSALISIISAGLDAKIEEARKGRSRVLESDHTIILNWSASIFDIISELVIANESRKNPRIVIMASKDKVEMEDEIADKVEDLKNTQIICRSGDPTDLFDLSIVNPQACRSIIVVSPEGVDDPDSQVIKTVLALTNDPKRREERYLIAAELRDAKNAEVARIVGGDEVQLVLADDLISRIVVQSSRQAGLSAVYSELLDFDGCEIYTTELQDLVGITYGDAVMGYEDSALIGLRYADGTVKMNPPMDMVIPEGARAIIIAEDDASIRLTPLPADAVDASAIRRPKAVRRKAERTLVIGWNRRGPMIAYELSKYVRPGSVLTVAGDTPGFEEEILSMPLGSKNMKVEAKRIDTSHSASIEALDPVSYDSIMVLGYSDTMEAQSADTRTLITLLHLRKLSERLGTHISVVSEMIDIRNRELAEVTRADDFVVSNKLVSLMLAQASENEYLSSIFDDLLDEDGSEIYMRPVGDYVDLSGPVSFYTIAEAARQRGETVIGYRRKRESEDDDDRNMGGVVVNPNKSESIEYLPEDRVIVLAED
- a CDS encoding PTS sugar transporter subunit IIA, coding for MIGLVIVTHGGLASEFLSAMEHVVGPQRGVAAICIGPDDDMERRRRDIVDAAAAVDDGSGVILLTDMFGGTPSNLAISVMEQTHAEVIAGLNLPMLIKLASVRTRESLETCVAHAQDAGRKYISVASWVLAGEK
- a CDS encoding ATP-binding protein, whose protein sequence is MASVIATAKADSLDGADEAPLRRRLIRFGGSRLGGLILALNLLSLLILFGGALALNEWNRGLVQARQESLMVQAELLSNVLGQLGITEGEPEPTLDPIQASRWLRDNFIPSGQRARLYDSYGLLVSDSFAVSDKIPGEPLPPALPAGSPVREKADPAREQANLTRANTALGQEIEAALAGDPQATVRRSENGDRVVSVSLPVRHVQQVLGVLTLEAGDVDQILDAQRKALVPFALVALAVNLLASLLLHLFVARPVKRLSAAADQVRLQRARAISLPDLEDRRDEIGDLARSLESMTETLSARMDAIERFAADVAHEIKNPLTSIRSALETLDLVKDKDQRDRLTRVLQQDVKRLDRLITDISNASRLDAELSRDRPRPVDLAGLLTDIVGVYETTGKPGEAPVLLDIAPDGPARVMGRDGPLGQVFRNLIDNARSFSPPGRPVRVTMRRDDADPDRLLAIRVEDDGPGIPTENLETVFERFYTSRPRGTAFGSNSGLGLSIVRQIVEAHGGHVVASNRAGPDGARLGAIFEVTLPVAGRRG
- a CDS encoding HPr family phosphocarrier protein encodes the protein MGQSVPTARTTANICNTRGLHARASAKFVKLASSFESEIRVTRDGTTVDARSIMGLLMLGAGNGCSIEVSAEGPDAEAAIEALGDLVARRFDEEI
- a CDS encoding response regulator transcription factor, with the translated sequence MANITLVDDDENIVASVSLALESHGHKVVAYHDGATGLEALEASPPDLAILDVKMPRMDGMEVLRRLRQTSQIPVIMLTSKDEEIDEILGFNLGADDYMHKPFSQRLLIERVKALLRRSGGDGGEPEPSAEISGKAIRRGKLLMDPARHESTWDGRPVKLTVTEFLLLQALAQRPGFVKSRDNLMDAAYDDQVYVDDRTIDSHVKRMRKKFRVVDPEFDAIETLYGVGYRYRES
- a CDS encoding zf-TFIIB domain-containing protein, with product MPLLMCPNDNAQMQTLDRNGVQFDMCPTCRGVWLDRGELEKLMEGAPAAAAPQAYAPQSQPWGQTQQPYREQPRYRDDDDRHYKKKKRDSIFDIFD